The stretch of DNA TAACCTACTTTGTATGTtagatttatcatttttttcattacgATATTTCTTCCAAATGAAGTTTTTCCTcaaattagtatgaaccctaagtatgattttaagaatattttttacgaAATTGACATgaacccaattttttttttcaaattagtataaccctatattataaaatgttggaattttgtgttttctgtttGCATACAATGAATGAGTTGAATAGtcttgaattaaaatataaattagaatactTATTTTCCATaaattcaatcaattaaaaaattaaaaattgaaaaatgcaaATTGTGGTATGTAAAGCCCTCTTATTTCAGCCCCAATCTTTAAAGGTTGTCCCAAGGTataatgggcctaagggttggcccataaGGAACTAAATGACCAAAGACTTGCCCTAACCCACTCATTCAtatcattttagaaaaatagttcTCCCTTACTTCCTCTTTGAGCAGCTgtgaagctctgctagggttcaaCCAGTGTTTCTAATCAAGTGAACTCAGACCAGTTCTCTACTCTTCGTAAGTTAGCTTCCAACTCATGCTCTTGCTCCATTATGTTCATTTTAAGCTCGTTCCACTGTTTTCCAGCACTCGAAGCTATTGCTTGAGCTACTGTTCGTCACGATTCGGGTGTCGAAGTCCTCTGCTGacccctttccaggtaagggaagctagagtttcacgttatttctattttatgcgATTAATGTTTTGTAAAATATGAGAAAAGTTTGGGGAAAACAttagtttttggtatatttctgagttaggggttcaaatattcatgaaactgtgatatttGATGTTATTTCTCGTATTCTGGATGTGTCGCGCAGTCACTGAGCGAGTTAACTTGGTTGTTTGGCGACTGTGTATTTTTTtgatatgcgcagttttagtaaaattgaattttctgactcattaaccgttggattgagctcaaattttgacatttggttcataacatgttattttatggtttgaccaGTTGGATCGTTTATTAGAtgtctgtagcttgagaaatgtgtcacgcattactgcaatgatttttggttttgtgataataaattttcttaggaattttggtgtaagaattatggttgtgggctgtgcttgattgtatgaaattgcaggtacttaaatgttgacactcatttatttgggatgaatactattttgtgatatatgtatgtcttggtatgcatttataaagtatgagatgaatgaatttgcatgagtgatgtgattcatggattgtgaatgatgaacttggataaatcttgacatgcgatttcaatgaaatggttggtatcaaaatggcatggtattggtatgaagtacaattctatattcatggattgggaaggatgagttggaatggattcaacatgtaATATGAATGTggatttggttataaaggttggcatgaaaGTTATGTGCATGAGAAATaatacttgattgattgagtatgattggtctgtgtcagtgcgtaattccatgagcctctaggtgagacctcgtggtagtgcttcagtggtcgggacgtaattccattgttagtgggagttcatggtggtgccccatctatataatttggtaaggattcaaggtaaggttgcatccggacactctaaggagtcagttagtctcacttaaagcagactgactcttgtggtgagagtagtaggaggcatgaaactcattaagggctaaccttgtgtgtggggatgtgtgtgggggattgagacattgtaccacttgtaacacttagctcgggggtgagcagagatatccaccacaagtgcaagcattcgctgaatccgactagattatatgtaattcggatgagtcgagtctgagtctagtgtattgtttgagaagtcataacatgattggttgataaaTATTGTTTGGAATGTGTGATAACATGTGACTGCATGATAAACTGTTTCTACTCTAGTTTAccttgttgcttgtttggttgtcttgtatgtggttcttctctttttgcgatgatgatcaatttattgatgtgagaggcactcgaggtcaacagggaATGGATGATTCCGCTGCGTAGTCCGCCTGGACTAGATTTTACTGCTTTGGGCTTCGTTATAGGGTTATGACCCATGTATTTGCTTGgcctttaattttaaattggagTATTGTTGAACTTTGTATCTTATTTGGCTTTTGCCATAATGTGTGTCTTGAGTATTTCCAAGACCGTGTTACTATGTTATCTGTGtacgtttcttttaattaggGTTATCGATTAAATGGAACGTTACATGGTACgagaattatttaaataaagggaatacattttttttaatcaaaaaattttatataaaaaatctaaattgaCATAATTTACTCCTGAATAATTTATTCAGTTTCGCCACGTGGAAGAAAGGTAGAAGAGTGCAGCACGACAACATTTCCCAGCTTCAATGTAGTTTTGTTTTGGAGTGTAGTTTTGGTTGAAGTGAGATGAGGCTTGCAGAAGCTTTTGAGAAGGTGACTACCCTACCATTTCTATCACACTTCTCATATATCACCTCAaacttcatcatcatcatcgtcatcTTCGATTCTCTCTTTTAAATATTACacttcttctcctttcttctttcttctttcttctttcttctttctacctgcaaataatatattttattcttattctacACCATTTTTATGGGATTTACTTTTTTATCATCACTCGTGGTTAAAACAACATGTAGGGAAATGTTTTTATGTCATATGccacattttttctttaagtcGGGTTTTGGATCAACCTACAATTCAAAAGTTTCTAAAGTTAAGggcaaaaattaaatattatcaaaattatagAGAAAAAGCTTCATTAGACacgattttttatattacattattaaaaattttacatgaaatttttcttgcagatttattgtgaaaaatgtttatacataatatttttaaaaaaaatttgtaacaattttttgtatatttttttttataataaaatttataaatattttacaaaaaaattaaaataaaactaacagaaaatatgaaattttttagtaatattacTAATGAAATTTGTAAACAATTTGTTTATAAGTTTAGCTCGATTCAAACATTTTCTTTCAAGACATAATTAAGTTTCAACTCTTTTATTgtaaacatttttcatttaagtagtttttattaaaaaagtttgttAATTAGAGGACATCatcattattttgtttagttttatttatctatacattttttaacatgtagttaatataaaatgataagctgcttttactttttaaattgaaagtatattgaataatgatattttattcatCAATGTCGATAATAATATCAAAGTTATCATCACAACTAATCTCTTGGTTGTTGTAAGTAATTACATTGAAAACCATGatgacatttttaataaaataaagtcacacgtcatcttatattatatttcattatattcttattattatattcgTTAAGAAGTGAATTCTAATcttaatttaatcatacaatttataatgtgagatttatatttaaatatctgGTTGATGTAAGAgacttataatatattttcttatgtcGAAATATATATTGTGTGTGAATCTAAATATCAATAGATGATTTGAACACAAACGGTATTTCATTATGACATAAGTAaacctaaaattatttatttttacagctaattattttaaaattagatttacATGGTGACTTCTAATTGAtagaataatttctttttatatggaATCAATGTGTGAAATAAAACtctaaaaacagaaatataGCTGCTGTATTTGAATTAAGAAATCCTTGTAAAACTAATACTGATAATAAGACATTACTTAGTTAAAATTGGATTAATAAAGTGGTACGAAAACATCAGAACCACTTGTTGTAGTGTCAAAAAAACACATTATCACAATGAGATGAATCAGCAAAAGGTTGGTCACACATGTCCTCTTTGAAAAAGTACTGTTTGCAAACATAATTAATCTCTTCGTTTTCATTGCAATATCAAATGATGTTTCTACTCTCCTTTTTACACCATAAAAGTATGCAACCACTGAAAAAGCTTAACTGACATGTCTACTGCGTACTCTACTTTACaactttcaaatatatttttcattcatttcagTTCAACACCAAAAGCTTTCACTTACCAGAAGAAACCCTCCAAAACAACACCAAAGAGTGCATGTTCTTtctttggattttattttctacACCCCCACAGTTTCCTCGTGCACCCCCCACAATTTCTTCGTGCAACcccaattttgaaaatagtGTTTTATTTTCTGGACCAAGCTTTACGAAAATAAGATTTTCAGAAAGAGATTTATGGAATATAATTTCCAGAATGTTTGAAATGCATTTTGAATCATGCGATTTTGATAAGCAATTAGTAATTGTAGGGGTGCAGGAAGTAGGAAGTAGTAGCCTTTTTCTTATATACTTCCCTTTTGAATTCAAACTGAATGTCTTACTATTCTACCCATTACCATTAGGCCCATTTCCTTTTACTGATTAATCTCCTAATAGTCTCCCCACTCAATACACACTACTACCATAATGCATAGTAGCCAAAACATAGGAGCCGGACATGTGtgttagtaattttttatttttaattatttttataaagatttgagttaaagattaataaaaagtaaataattaatttttaaaataattgttagatgtttttaaaataatggttaagaatatttttttagaataacgaTTAtagataaactatttataaaataattaatttttaaaataataattaaagataaaaatgaaaatataaaatgtgaacacaaacaaaatgtatctctttatatattattataaatatgatcACTAATTACCCTTACAAttctttctaaaattattttgactTGTCCTTCATATAATTACCATCCATTATTAATATGAGAGGAGTTAATATTCGATTGAACACTTACcttatataacaatttaatttaattgtgatTTGATTACTTCACCTCCATTATGGAATAATAGATTTTGCAtgcaataatattatttaatattttttcttgctaGAAATTAGTTTTAATACTTGTGGTTGgatataacatttttatcaCTAAATGGTATTATCATGATAAATTTAGAAGACTTTATTGGTACACTAGAAAACGCTATTTAGTAGAGTTTATTTAGGGTTGCAAAAGTGAGTCGcgatttattttcttaaaacttctttaatgtattaattaaaatagactATCTAAGAAGaccattttgtttttaatttatttgagtaTAATAATAGTGTAAAATAAATGCAAGAAGTACTAGTAACAATTAAGATGGCGTAAAAATAAATGCAATTTTCTTACATGTTATTACTTGCACGAAAAGATGGGTAGACTAATTGGGTGGGACAAATTTTTAGGGTTCTTTATCAACAACTTTCTCGTCCCTATCACACACGCAAAGTAGTCAAGCAAATAACACAACCATGATGTATGTGTCTCACATAAATGGTACCATCATTtactatttctaattatttttttccttttctaatttctGTTTTTATAGTGTTTTAATGTTGCTTTATTCATTTGTACTTGCTTTTCTTTAATtggtattttaattgataaaagaagAGGAATATTTTATTCCCAAAGTAGTACGTATTCTCTCTACTATAATCactgatttatttatttatttatttatttattaatattttgtttacatATCTTCTTCTGTTTTCTTACATAAGATTTATtgctttataataaattaaaaaaaatatttttgttgttgttcagTTTATGGAGATACAAACAATTTAAAAGTGGGATTACATTTAGTTTTTATTGGAAATCTGACACCAACAATAAATAAGATGAATTTATAAGatgtaatttaaaacaaatctcattataggttaaaattttagtgaaatttaaagtttatttattacaataatatcaaaattatatgaagtttattttattaatatttattcttaGATAATATCATATCATATACTATCAAATCATTATTgacatatatattaatatttagttttatgatatatatatatatatatatatatatatatatatatatatatatatatatatatattaatgttagaAAGATGTGTTGAAAATATAATATCGATCATATATGAGACAAATCTATAACGAGTGAAAAACTTCATgaataaacttttataaaatttaattgaacttaaaattcacttagagtatttaaaatcaatttaaaggTGGAATGAAAGTTCATTTTAAAATCAcctttttttacattttatataaaatcgtcaaaattaataaatacatttGAAGAATTTTCCGTTTTAAAACTACATCACTACCCTAtccttaaaaaatatcttaagatttaagatataaaataaaatatattaatattgtcaTTCATctcctaaaaaaaatatatataaaaaaggtaATTTGGTAAAATTACATTGAAATGAATAATATTAGTGAATAAAACTGAAAAGGATTAATACACCATTAATAACATGAAGAGATGGTAACCTCAACTAATTAATTGGTACGTTAGTGAAGCAATGAAATTGTTACCTCTCTCTTCACACATGTtgtcttaaatttataatttctaagAATTTCATGTTTTAGAGCCATAAAAAACACAGATATGAACTTCTTATTAGAAGAAAATCACAGAATGAAGAGAGGAATTCTTGAAGTACTTGTTGTCAATGCAAAAGGAATTATACACACAAATTTTGTTGGTATATTATTTTCGTTTATTGCATCCCAATTTCAATTTatccaaaactatttttttatcagaaaattGTTCATTTCTCTTTGAACAAAATACTGCAGGAACACCTTCTTACTATGTGATTATTGAATGTGGCACTCAGACTCGAATAACAAAAGTTTCATCAGGTTAAAGTATATGTTATTCAAAATTTAggttattcaaaatatattaaagtaataaaatttaggtttaactcgtttttttttattttttatgaaagtgCAATATTCTTGTTGTTTTTATGTGACTTGTTTTGACATAATTGTATGTGATGCAGGAAAACATGAGAAACCTCGGTGGAATGAGAAATTCATATTTGATTTGTCGGAGTTTGATTGCAAGAATTCAACGTATCTTAAATGTAGAATCATGGACACAGAACTCTTCAGAAATGGTGGATTTGTTGGTGAAGCCAAGTAATCTCTTATCTATTTTTACACAccaattgttgaaaaaaatacataacttttataaaatgtaaacatcaactattttataatttaatttaaagacaaaataccatcttcattttttataataatttgagaatgaaaaatatatttaatctgtaaaattatttttgcgTAAGAAACAATCTTGTGAAGATACGATTATTGTTGGAAAggtttagtttatttatatatttttttgcacaattaacatatttttgtgaTAAAGCAGAATTTTCATAGGTGGAATAATATTGGAAGGAAGTGATCAGGGATACATAGAAATACAACCAGCTCCATATAATGTGGTTCTTCAAGATCACACTTACAAAGGACaaataaaaattggatttaAATTCATTGCTGATAATGTAGGGTTCATCTTTTCTAGCACctgcaaattaattaattaattaattaatcaattattaacTAATAAATGCTAATTAGTTAGTGTGAATTTGTTAACAGAATGAAGAGTACTTGATGGAGAAACCAGATGAATTCAAGGGTTATGAGAAGAAGGAATCACCCAATTCAATTTTTGGATGGATTTGGAGAATATCACTGTGGAAAATCTTGTTTTTCTATTAGCACAAAACTTCCAAAAGTCATCAGGATTATCATTGAGAtggataattaattataaaaatcaaaagtCAAAATCATCTTTactgttattttttgtttttatttaaattatttcccCTTTTCTTCCACCACTCTTATAATTTACATACATTATCTACACTTTTACTTTTccataaagttgttatttttaaataattcctattaactttttcttatattattatacGCTACTTTAGAGcaattattcatataataaattatttttttatcgtcTCACACTATTAAGTAGTGATATggatctttctttttttaattttaaaactttaaagaaCTAAAAGTAGCAAATTTTGTTGGGTTAACCGATAAACTTTCAttcatatacaaaattatatatatatatatatatagcacgAAGGAATACCTtgaacttataattaaatatacggttaaatatatttttggtccaaCAAGTTTCACTAagttttggaattagttcctcttcgaaactttataccaatttagtcatttattttttagaaatacgtgaatttagtccttcttaccaaattttgttaggtttatttgacattttaaatgcattttatgataatatttgagttaacattgaagcgaaaatgtgtcaaaccgtgtaaacaacacaaatactatcatgagatgcgcttgaaacgtgagataaacttaacaaaatttggttaaaaagactaaattcatgcatttttaatgatgaaggactaaattggtccaaagttttgagGAGAgaataattccaaatttcactaaaacttgagggacaaaaacatatttaaccctttatttatctatattaaCCATCATTTAAAATGTAATAGTGTGTACTTCTTTACATAATAGGATGGGTACATGTTATTTTAGATAAGGGtttgtttttggtcccttaagttttagtgaaatttggaattagtcattcttcaaaaaatttgaccaatttagttttttcatcttttaaaatgcgtgaatttaatccttttaacaaatttttgttgagtttatttgacgtttcaagcgcatttcatgataatatttgaattatttacaccgtacacattttcgcttcactattaattcaaatattatcctaaaatacgtttaaaatgtcaaatatatatatatagagagagaaaatCGACGCCACTTAGAGAGAGAAAGCAATGGTGGATGCACGCTGAGGCGTTTTTACGCGGAGGGAAAACCGAAAGATTCTCTTATTATCTGTGTTGCTTGAATTTTGGAGGGCTTTGGGTTTTTCTTTTTAGACTGCAAAACAGAGAGCGGGAAGGTGGGATTTCGTAAGAAGTTATTCCAAAGAGTAGTGTTGGGGAGAAGGGGAATTCATTTTCTCCAAAGGAATTGGATTTAGGGTTCGTGCACTGGATTTGCGATTTGTCTCGTGCATTGGCTAGGGTTTTGTTCGTGCACCGGGAAGAAGGGTAACTGCATTTGCGATTTGGGTCGTGGACTGGCGAGGGTGTGGTTGCTGCACTGGGAAGAAGGGGAACTGCAATTTCAAGTAAGGAATTAGGTTTGTTGCACAAAGTTTGGTTCCTCTGCACTGTATTCcaacaatatgattatttagGTAGCCAAGTTGCAGGATTGAACCGTGATTCATAAGATTCTAATAAATATTCTCTATTTCTCATTCATGCCTTTAATTCACCAACTTCTGCATTTCACTAACTAACTAGACTCTTTAGCTTAGCCTGTTGAATCCTAGCTCTTATTCAGTCCTGCATCGTATTTTCAAATAACCAGACCTTCAGTTTTGTCTTGATGTTATCTTTATTAGCTTTAAGTGGATATCTCACACCTTGCTTTGTTGTGACAATGTGATGTTTATACTCTTCCGATGGTAGAAAGTGGTTTTTAAATCTTATCTTGAAGTCATTCATGAGTTGATtggatgttatatatatatatatatatatattagagttTGAGTTTTGCTATTTCATACTGAAAGTATTTGAAGCATCATCTAATAGAACATTACATTATGGTAGGTAACTATAGAGCCTGAACTGTGGACATTGTTGTCTTAAAAATGGGGTCCAATTCATTGAAGGAT from Vigna unguiculata cultivar IT97K-499-35 chromosome 8, ASM411807v1, whole genome shotgun sequence encodes:
- the LOC114194202 gene encoding elicitor-responsive protein 3-like; protein product: MKRGILEVLVVNAKGIIHTNFVGTPSYYVIIECGTQTRITKVSSGKHEKPRWNEKFIFDLSEFDCKNSTYLKCRIMDTELFRNGGFVGEAKIFIGGIILEGSDQGYIEIQPAPYNVVLQDHTYKGQIKIGFKFIADNNEEYLMEKPDEFKGYEKKESPNSIFGWIWRISLWKILFFY